GTCGGCCCACTCGGCGGCCTCCGGGAAGCTGGACTCCGCCACCACCCGGGCGCAGGCGGCGTCCACGTCGTACCCGGTCCGGCGGAGCTGCACCCCGGGGCCGAGCAGCGCCCACCAGGCGCCCGCCCCGCCGTACGGCATGCCGACGCTGCCCGGGTTGACCACCAGGCGGCGGTCGACGAGCCGGGTGAACGGCATGTGGGTGTGCCCGCAGACCACCGTGCCGACCTCGGCGGGCAGCCCGGCGAAGACCTCGGTCCAGCGTTCCATCCGGGAGTCGACCAGCACCACTTCCTCGTCGTCCCGGGGCGTCGCGTGGCAGAAGAGCACCTCGCCCAGGCCGGCGACCGGCAGGGTGACGGTCAGCGGCAGCGCGGCCAGCCGGGCGACCTGGTCGTCGCGGAGCTGCGCCGCCGCCCAGTTCGAGACGTCGTGCGGGGAGGGTCGGCCGGACCGCGCCTCGACCAGCTCCCGTTCGGCGTTGCCACCCACCCAGCAGGCGCGCTCGCCCAGCGCGGCGAGCAGGTCCAGCACCTCGACGGGCTGCGGGCCGGCGGCGATGTCACCGGTGAGCACGATCAGGTCGGCGGCGGCGACGTCCGGCTCGGCCAGTACGGCCTCCAGCGCCGGCAGCGCGCCGT
The window above is part of the Micromonospora inositola genome. Proteins encoded here:
- a CDS encoding metallophosphoesterase family protein, coding for MLERVAVLSDVHGALPALEAVLAEPDVAAADLIVLTGDIAAGPQPVEVLDLLAALGERACWVGGNAERELVEARSGRPSPHDVSNWAAAQLRDDQVARLAALPLTVTLPVAGLGEVLFCHATPRDDEEVVLVDSRMERWTEVFAGLPAEVGTVVCGHTHMPFTRLVDRRLVVNPGSVGMPYGGAGAWWALLGPGVQLRRTGYDVDAACARVVAESSFPEAAEWADEYLRSRHSDADALAVFGPRDGR